In Burkholderia lata, the DNA window CACCGCGTGTTCAACTGCGGCATCGGCATGGCCGTGATCGTGTCGGCGGCCGATGCCGACGCAGCGATCGCCGACCTGACCGCCGCCGGCGAACAGGTGTGGAAGATCGGTACCGTGCGTGCGACCCGCGAAGGCGAGGCGCAGACGGTCGTGGTCTGACGCGCTGCCAGCAGCAGATGCAGCAAGGAAAGCCGCCCGGAGTCGATCCGGGCGGCTTTTTTTTCGGGCGTTGCGTGGCATGCGGGCGCGCGCCGATGAAGGAGGGACGACGATGACCGAAGACGAACGCGCAATCCGCGAGCTCGTGGACAACTGGTTCGTGTCGAGCCGCCGCGGTGATCTGGCAACCGTGCTCGACCTGATCGCCGACGACGCGATCTTCATGGTGGCCGGCAAGCCGCCGTTCGACAAGGCGGCGTTTGCGGCCGCGTCGCGTGACGCGAATGCCGGGGGCGGCAACGCGCCGCAGATCGACGGCCGCTACCGGATCGACGAGTTGCGCGTGTTGGGCGACTGGGCGTACATGCGCAATTTCATCGAGATCGAGGCGACCCCGCCGGGCGGCGAGATGATCCGCCGGTCGGGCCATACGCTGACGATCTTCCGCAAGGCCGACGGCCGCTGGCAACTCGTGCGCGACGCGAATCTCGTGACGCTCGCGCATTGAATCCGGCGGTGGGCGTGGCGATACCCGCCGGCGCTCATGCAGACGGCCGTGTCGCGCCCGCTGGCCGCGCACCGGCCAGCAACGGCGGGACGAGCAGATAAAGCAGCGCGGCCGCGGCCCAGACGAGCCCCGGCCACGTCGCGCGTGTCGCCGCATAGGTCGCGGTGACGACCAGCGGCCCCGCGACGCCGATCAGGCTCGCCACGCTCGCGAGTGCGCCTTGCAGTTCGCCCTGGCGCGCATCGTCGACCTGTCGCGCGAGCATCGCCTGCAGGGCCGGCAGCGTCATCCCGCCCGCCGCGAACAGCGGCAGCAGCGCGAACGGCACCCACGCGGCGGTCGCGAATGCAATCGCCGCGAGCCCGAGCGCGTCGCCCGCGAGGCCCAGTGCGAGTGCGCGACGCTCGCCGAGCCGGGCGATCAGCGGACCGATCGCGAATGCCTGCGCGAGTGCGTGGCACGCGCCGTAGCCTGCCAGCGACAGCCCCGCGATCGGCGTCGACCAGCCGAAATGCTCCTGGCCGTACAGGATCCACAGCGTCGCGGGTGCCTGCGACACCAGCGCCACGATCACGTAAATGCCGATCAGCGGCGCGAGCGCCGGTGCGCCGCTCAGCCGGCGCAGGCTGGCGAACGGGTTGAGCGCGCCGACCGCATGGCCTTCGCGGGCCGAACGCGGCCGCGATTCCGGCAGCGCGCGCCAGACGAGCGCAAGGTTGAGCGCGTTGAGCACGGCGGCCGCGACGAACGGCGCGCGCACATGCAGCGCGCCGAGCAGGCCGCCGATCAACGGGCCCGCGATGAAGCCGATACCCATCATCGCGCCGAGCTGGCCGAAGCGTCGTGCGCGATCGGGCTCGGCGGTGACGTCGGTGACATAGGCCGTCGCGACCGCGACGTTCGCGCCGGTGATGCCCGCGATCAGCCGCCCCACGTAAAGCCACGCGAGTGTCGGCGCGAGCGCCATCAGCAGGTAGTCGAGCGCGGCGCCCGCCAGCGACACGAGCAGGACGGGCCTGCGGCCGAAGCGGTCGCTCAGCGCGCCGAGCAGCGGCGCGCACAGGAACTGCGCGAACGCGTACAGCGCGAGCAGGATCCCGTAATGGGTGTCGGTGCTGCCTGCGCTGGCGAGCGAGTGCAGCAGCCCCGGCAGGATCGGCATCACGATCCCGACGCCGATCGCGTCGAGCAGGACCGTGGCCAGGATGGCAATCAGGGACGGATTCAAGAGTGTGACTCTATCGGTGATAGAGTGGCGATTATTCCACAGCTTTCCCTATCGGTGATAGAGATGAAGGACACAGGGGCGCGGCTGACGCGCGACACGGTACTGCGCGCGGCGCTCGAACTGCTCGACGAAGTCGGCATCGACGGGCTGTCGACACGGAAGCTCGCCGAGCGGCTCGGCGTGCAGTCGCCGACGCTTTACTGGCATTTCCGGAACAAGGGCGAACTGCTCGACGCGATGGCCGAGGCGATCATGCTCGAGCGTCACGATGCGTCGCTGCCGCGGCCGGGCGAAGCGTGGGATGCGTGGCTTTTAGACAACGCGCGCAGTTTCCGTCGCGCGCTGCTGGCCT includes these proteins:
- the tet gene encoding Tet(A)/Tet(B)/Tet(C) family tetracycline efflux MFS transporter; this encodes MNPSLIAILATVLLDAIGVGIVMPILPGLLHSLASAGSTDTHYGILLALYAFAQFLCAPLLGALSDRFGRRPVLLVSLAGAALDYLLMALAPTLAWLYVGRLIAGITGANVAVATAYVTDVTAEPDRARRFGQLGAMMGIGFIAGPLIGGLLGALHVRAPFVAAAVLNALNLALVWRALPESRPRSAREGHAVGALNPFASLRRLSGAPALAPLIGIYVIVALVSQAPATLWILYGQEHFGWSTPIAGLSLAGYGACHALAQAFAIGPLIARLGERRALALGLAGDALGLAAIAFATAAWVPFALLPLFAAGGMTLPALQAMLARQVDDARQGELQGALASVASLIGVAGPLVVTATYAATRATWPGLVWAAAALLYLLVPPLLAGARPAGATRPSA
- a CDS encoding YybH family protein — encoded protein: MTEDERAIRELVDNWFVSSRRGDLATVLDLIADDAIFMVAGKPPFDKAAFAAASRDANAGGGNAPQIDGRYRIDELRVLGDWAYMRNFIEIEATPPGGEMIRRSGHTLTIFRKADGRWQLVRDANLVTLAH